The Artemia franciscana chromosome 18, ASM3288406v1, whole genome shotgun sequence genome includes a window with the following:
- the LOC136038366 gene encoding uncharacterized protein LOC136038366 gives MLTLHLYTKGAATTGFPIIAPLFLCLHTHIVGHLATNELLSDSWHGFRHGCLVETNLIDAYDYITEKLDQAIPVNLVLLDFAKAFDKVCYCCLRAKLFAIGIHNEIVEWVLQFLSRRKQRVKIFGKNGQVVFTEEVEALSGVP, from the coding sequence ATGCTAACATTACACCTGTACACAAAAGGGGCAGCCACAACAGGGTTTCCAATAATTGCCCCATTATTCTTATGTTTGCATACTCACATTGTTGGCCACCTGGCCACCAATGAGCTGCTCAGTGATAGTTGGCATGGCTTCAGACATGGATGCTTGGTTGAGACTAATTTGATTGATGCATATGATTATATCACTGAGAAACTAGATCAAGCAATCCCTGTCAACTTGGTTCTATTGGATTTTGCAAAAGCCTTTGATAAAGTATGTTACTGTTGCCTAAGGGCCAAGTTATTTGCAATTGGAATACATAATGAAATTGTAGAGTGGGTGCTTCAGTTTCTTTCCAGGAGAAAGCAAAGggtgaaaatatttggaaaaaatggacaAGTAGTCTTTACAGAAGAAGTGGAAGCATTAAGTGGAGTGCCCTAA
- the LOC136038368 gene encoding zinc finger protein OZF-like, which produces MDAAINVSHLLSANYEISAVEFIQQLVFVIIFGTVASVLVSGNIIHFHNAIQASEINHCQPVCNNEAPHEDCSSETHIPDEPNLKRHFSFPNNEKLNVCKICQKKFANKFNLTRHMKVHNGEDECCVCHKIWFSKSDLSRHMAIHNGQKLYECDICEKRFSLQQNLAYHMRAHIGNQPYECQICKKTYTFKCHLTLHMKFHNGEKPYECKICHNNFTQRSDLNKHMRIHYQENQYACGRCVKRFAQKSNLIRHMRQHHGFDQDNRVFLKHASGWTPGRHSVTVLLVNDNTVSTPKDIAAELGSQFKSGFMPPDDAPLPEAPEYSIEEPIQKIKVVASDVEN; this is translated from the exons ATGGATGCAGCGATAAATGTATCTCATCttttaagtgcaaattatgaAATCAG cgCTGTTGAGTTTATACAACAATTAGTTTTCGTAATAATATTCGGAACTGTTGCTAGTGTGCTCGTCTCTGGCaatattattcattttcatAATGCTATTCAGGCTAGTG aaattaatcATTGTCAACCAGTCTGCAATAATGAGGCTCCGCATGAAGACTGCTCTTCCGAAACACACATACCCGATGAACCAAATCTGAAGAGGCATTTCAGTTTTCCCAATAACGAAAAATTGAATGTATGCAAAATATGCCAAAAGAAATTTGCTAACAAGTTTAACTTGACTCGCCATATGAAAGTCCACAATGGTGAAGACGAGTGTTGTGTTTGCCACAAGATATGGTTTTCCAAATCTGATTTGAGTCGCCACATGGCGATTCACAATGGGCAAAAACTATACGAATGTGACATATGCGAAAAGAGGTTTTCTCTGCAGCAAAATTTGGCTTATCATATGAGGGCTCATATTGGAAATCAGCCATATGAATGCCAAATATGTAAAAAGACATATACTTTCAAATGCCATTTGACGCTCCATATGAAATTCCACAATGGGGAAAAACCTTACGAATGCAAAATATGTCACAATAATTTTACTCAGAGATCTGATTTGAATAAGCATATGAGAATTCACTATCAGGAAAACCAATATGCATGTGGAAGGTGCGTAAAGCGATTTGCTCAGAAATCTAATTTGATCCGACACATGAGACAACATCATGGTTTTGACCAGGATAACAGA GTATTTTTGAAGCATGCTTCAGGTTGGACACCAGGGAGACACTCAGTTACAGTACTACTTGTGAATGACAATACAGTTAGTACCCCAAAAGATATAGCAGCTGAATTGGGTAGTCAATTTAAATCAGGGTTCATGCCTCCAGACGATGCCCCCTTACCAGAAGCACCAGAATATTCTATTGAGGAACCTATTCAAAAGATAAAAGTGGTTGCCTCTGATGTAGAGAATTGA